GCCTGCGCGTCGTGCGCGCCTACTCGACCGCCCGGTCCGGGCTCACCGTCGCCGCCGCCATGGACCACGAGGTCGACGACGGCGTCACCCACGTCGGGACCCGCGTCGAACCCGCCCGGGCCCGCGTCGTCTTCGACGTCGAGACCCAGGTCGGCGTCCCCGTCGGGATCACGAAGTGGCTCGCCTACCACCACGGCGACGACGACGCCGGCGAGCTCCTCAACCGCGCCGGCATGACCATCCACCGCGCCCGCGACGCGGGCTACGAGGCGGTGCGCGCGGCGCACGAGCGCGAGGCCGACGTGTTCTGGGAACGCAGCGAGGTCGCGCTCGCGGGCACGTCCCAGGGGCAGCAGGCCGTCCACTACAACCAGTTCACGCTCCTGCAGGCGACGTGGCGCAGCGAAGGCCACGGGGTGCCGTCCAAGGGACTCACGGGCACCGGGTACGAGGGGCACTACTTCTGGGACACCGAGGCGTACCTGCTCCCGTTCCTCATCCACACCTCGCCGCGGATCGCGCGCAGCCTGCTCATGCACCGTGTGCGCATGCTGCCCGCGGCACGGGCGCGCGCGCGAGAGGTGGGCTGCGACGGCGCGCTGTTCCCGTGGCGCACCATCAACGGCCAGGAGGCGTCCGCCTACTACGCGGCCGGCACCGCGCAGTACCACATCGACGCCGACGTGGCGTACGCGCTCGAGCAGTACGTCACGGTCACGGGCGACACCGACCTCATGGTGCAGCACGGCGCCGAGCTGCTCGTCGAGACGGCACGGATGTGGGCCGGACTGGGGTACTTCTCGGACCGGCACGACGGGCGGTTCGTCATCATGCGGGTCACGGGCCCGGACGAGTACTCGACGGTCGTCGACAACAACCTCTACACGAACCTCATGGCGGCGGAGAACCTGCGCGCCGCGGCCGACACGCTGGACTGGCTCGCGCGCGAGCACCCGAAGGAGCACGCCGTGCTCGTCGACGGCCTGCGCGTGCTCGACAGCGAGGTCGCGACGTGGCGGCGCGCCGCGGAGGCGATGTACGTGCCGTTCGACGAGACGTTCGGCGTGCACCTGCAGGACGACGCGTTCACGCGGCTCGAGCGGTGGGACTTCGCGGGCACCCCGCAGGAGATGTACCCCCTCCTGCTGCACTTCCACCCGCTCGTCATCTACCGCCACCAGGTCATCAAGCAGGCCGACGTCGTGCTCGCGACCGTGATGCTCCCGGAGCGGTTCACGCCCGACGAGCGCCGGCGCATCTTCGAGTACTACGACCCGCTGACGACGGGCGACTCCTCGCTGTCGGAGTGCATGCAGGCGATCGCCGCCGCCGACGTAGGCAAGTTCCGCACGGCCGAGGAGTACCTGGTCGACGCGACGTCGATCGACCTCACCGACCGCGCGGGCAACCTGCGCGACGGCGTGCACGCGGCCTCGGCAGGCGGCATGTGGATGGCGCTCGTGCAAGGGTTCGCGGGCTACCGCTGGCGCGGCACGCAGTTCTCCCCCATGCTCCCGACGCGTGCGCGGCGCATGCGGTTCCCGCTGCAGATCCGCGGCTCGGTGCTCGAGGTCGACGTCCGCGAGGACCTCGTGACGTACACGGTGCGCAGCGGCGAACCGGTGACGGGACGGCACCGCGGCACGCCCTTCACGGTTCGTCAGGGAGAGCCGGTGAGCTTCCCCGGGGAGTACCACACGCGCGACGCGTGACGCCCGACCAGGACCAATGGTCCTACTGCTGTTCGTCGTGCGTTCCTAGTCTCGGCGTCAAGAGTGGGCAATACGGCCCGCGCGCGCCTGACGGGAGCTCCCATGACAGTCGACGTCACCACCCCGGACGCCCTGCGGACCCTCGGCCTCCCGGCCGCCGTGCGCGACGTCCTCGACACGGCCGACGTCATCGTCCCCGCGACGCGCGAGGAGCTCTACGCGCTCGCGCTCGGACCCGACGGCGGGCCCCGCTTCGACGTGGTCTACGACGTGCACGGCGAGCCCGTGAAGGAGGCGGACGTCGTCCGCTGCGCCAACGGCCTCGCGGTCAACTACCCCGAGGACTACATGCGGCGCCGCGACCCCGACTGCATGCGGATCGCCGACGACCTCCCCACGGACAAGCCGCGCTACCGCGACGTCTACGGCGCCGACTTCGCGCCCGTCAAGGCGGAGACCCTCGACTGGCTCGCCGGGCAGCGCCTCGTCGTCCTGCCGTTCCGCGCCGGCGGCCCGGTGCACGGCTACCCGTCGCTCGCGATCGTGCCCGTCAACGCCGCGTTCTTCGCGCTCACCCTCGCCGACCTGCAGGGCTGGGTCACGTTCGACGAGCTCGGACCCTTCACGCCGCGCTCGATCGTGTACGTCGCTCCCCCGTTCCGGCACACGCACTTCGCGGGCCGCCAGGTCGTCGTGCACGACCGGTCCACGTCGCTGCACGAGGTCTTCGCCTACAACCTCTACCCCGGCCCGTCGGCGAAGAAGGGCATCTTCTCGGTGCTCCTCGACATCGGCGAGCAGGAGGGCTGGCTCACTGCGCACGCGTCCTCCGTGCGCGTCACCACCCCGTACGAGAACGAGTTCGTCGTCATGCACGAGGGCGCGTCCGGCGGCGGCAAGTCCGAGATGTGCCAGGAGTTCCGCCGCCTCGACGACGGCCGCATCCTGCTCGGCACCAACGTCGTCACCGGCACCACCGACACCATCACGCTCGCCGAGTCGTCCGCGCTCGCCCCCGTCACCGACGACATGACCCTGTGCCCTCCCGCGATCCAGGGCACCGACGGCCGACTCGTCGTCGCCGACGCCGAGGCCGGCTGGTTCGTCCGCGTCGACAACCTCACCGAGTACGGCCAGGACGCGACCCTCGAACGCGCCGTCATCCACCCCGACCGGCCCCTCGTCTTCTACAACATGCGCGGGCTGCCCGACGCGACCCTGCTGCCGTGGGAGCACACCCTCGACTCCAACGGGAAGCGGTGCCCCAACCCCCGCGTCGTCGTCGCGCGCTCGCAGTTCCGGCACGTCGTCGACGAGGCCGAGCCGGTGGACGTGCGGACCTTCGGGGTCCGCATGCCGGCCTGCACGCGCACCGCACCGACCTACGGCGTGATGGGCCTCATGCATCTCGTGCCGCCGTCGCTCGCGTGGGTGTGGCGGCTCGTCGCACCGCGTGGCGACAAGAACCCGTCGATCGGCGAGTCCGCGGCCGACACCGAGAAGCTCGCGCACGGCGGCCTCGTCGCCGAGGGGGTCGGCTCGTACTGGCCGTTCTCCACGGGCACGAAGGTCGGGGCGGCCAACCTGCTGCTCCGGCAGATCGTCGCCGCGCCCCGCACCCGGTACGTGCTGACGCCCAACCAGCACATCGGGTCGTACCACGTCGGGTTCGCCGCCGAGTGGCTCACGCGCGAGTACCTCGCCCGGCGCGGCACGTCCCGCATCCGGCGCGAGCAGCTCCAGCCCGCACGCTGCCCGCTGTTCGGCTGGACGCCCCGCGAGCTGCGCATCGACGGCCAGACGATCCGCCCGTCCTACCTCGCGCCCGAGCTGCAGTCGCAGGTCGGTGAGGAGGCGTACGACCAGGGCGCCGCCGTGCTCACCGCGTTCTTCCGCTCCGAGCTGCGGCAGTTCCTCACGCCCGACCTCGACCCGCTCGGCCGCCGCATCATCGAGACCGTCCTCGCCGACGGGACCGTCGAGGAGTACGAGGCGCTGACACCCACGACGCCCTGACGACCTTGCCGCCGCGCGGCACGACGCACGAGAGGCCGGCCCCTGCACGGGGGCCGGCCTCTCGTCACGTCACGCTCAGCGCCGGCGCTTCTCGCGCACCCGCACCGAGATCGAGATCGGCGTGCCCTCGAACCCGAACGTCTCGCGCAGGCGACGCTCGATGTACCGGCGGTAGCCAGGGTCCAGGAAGCCCGTCGTGAAGATGACGAACCGCGGCGGACGCGTCGACGCCTGCGTCGCGAACAGGATGCGCGGCTGCTTGCCGCCACGCAGCGGGTGCGGGTGCGCCGCGACGAGCTCGCCCAGGAACGCGTTGAGACGTCCCGTCGAGATGCGCGTGTCCCACGACTCCAGCGACCGCTTGAGCGCGGGCACCAGGCGGTCCGTGTGCCAACCCGTGCGTGCCGAGATGTTCACGCGCGGCGCCCACTGCACCTGCACGAGGTCCTTCTCGATCTCGCGCTCCAGGTACGGGCGACGGTCCTCGTCCATGAGGTCCCACTTGTTGTACGCGATCACGAGCGCCCGGCCCGCGTCGACGACCTGCGAGATCACGCGCGTGTCCTGCTCGGTCATCGTCGAGGACGCGTCGATCAGCACGACCGCGACCTCGGCCTTCTCGATCGCCGCCTGCGTGCGCAGCGACGCGTAGAAGTCCGGCCCGGACGTCTGGTGCACGCGCCGCCGGATGCCCGCGGTGTCGACGAACACCCACGGCTCGCCCTTGAGCAGCACGAGCTCGTCCACCGGGTCACGCGTCGTGCCGGCCGTCGCGTCGACGACCACGCGCTCCGTGCCGAGCACCTTGTTCAGCAGCGACGACTTGCCGACGTTCGGCCGCCCGACGAGCGCCACGCGGCGCGGACCGTCCGGCACCGGCGTCGCGTGCGCCGACACCTCGGGCAGCGCGTCGACCGCCGCCTCCAGCAGGTCACCCGTGCCACGGCCGTGCAGCGCCGACACCGGGTACGGCTCCCCCAGCCCCAGTGCCCACAGCGCCGCCGCGTCCGCCTCGACCGCCGGGCCGTCCACCTTGTTGGCGCAGAGCACGACCGGCTTGCCCGAGCGGCGCAGCAGCCGGACGACCTGCTCGTCCGTGTCCGTGGCGCCCACCGTGGCGTCCACGACGAACAGCACCGCGTCGGCCAGGGCGATCGCGACCTCAGCCTGCTCGGCCACGCGCGCGTCGATGCCCGCGACGTCGACCTCCCAGCCGCCCGTGTCCACGACCGTGAACCGGCGCCCGGCCCACTCCGCCGGGTAGCTCACGCGGTCACGCGTCACGCCCGGCTGGTCCTCCACGACCGCCTCCCGGCGGCCCAGGATGCGGTTCACGAGGGTCGACTTCCCGACGTTCGGCCGCCCGACGACCGCGAGCACCGGCAGCGCGGTCGCCGCCGCACCCCCGATCTCGTCCTCGTCGAGCCCGTCGATCAGCGCGAGGTCGTCGTCCTCGAGCGCGTACTCGGCGAGCCCCGCGCGCAGCGCACGCTCGCGATCCGCGTCGCCGGCCTCGTCGGGCAGCTCCAGGGCGTCGCCGGCCTCGTCGGGCAGCTCCAGGGCGGGGTCGGTGTCCGTCATGCCGACCATTCTCCCCTGTCGCGCAGGCAGCCGTGACCCCGGGGCGCGGGGCGGAGGTCAGGCGGGCTCGCGGTCCGGGCCGTCCGTCGGCAGGACGAGCCCCGACCGGGCGCTCGCCCGGGTCACGAGGTCCGACAGCGCGACGCGCACCGCCTCGTTGGCGGCGACGAGCGCGGCGCGTCCGGACACGCCCGGCGCACGCTCGACGACGACGGGCTCGCCGAACTCGACCACGAGCCGGCGCCGGAACCCGGGGACGTGCCCGACGGACTCCCCCGTGCGCCGGGTCCCCAGGATCGCGACGGGCACGACGGGAGCCTGTCCGTTGAGCGCGAGCCACGCGATCCCGGCGCGGGCGCTCGTCGCGTCGCCGCGACCGCGGTTGCCCTCGGGGAAGATGCCGACGACACCGCCCCGGCGGAGCACGCCGAGCGCGGTCGTCAGCGCGGTCCGGCCGCCCTGCCGGTCGACGGGGATCTGGCCCGCCGCGCGCAGCACCAGCCCGACCGGCCCGTGGAACATCTCCTCCTTGACGAGGATGTGCGTCGGCCGCGGGGAGACACCCGCGAGGATCGGCCCGTCGACGACGCCCGTGTGGTTGGCCGCCAGCAGCACCGGACCGGTGCGCGGCACGTGGTGCGCACCGACGACGTCGGTCGCCCAGACCCCGCGCGCGAGGAACCAGCCGATCCACCGCGACCACGCCGGACCGGCGGGCGACGGTACGCGCTGCTCCGTCACGCCCGGGTCGCGGCCGCCACGACCGCCAGCACCGCCTCGACCGTCTGCTCGAAGTCCAGGTGCGACGAGTCGACCGTCACGACGCCGTCCGCCGCGGTGTGGAACTGCACGACCGTCGAGTCGTCCGCGTCGCGGCGCAGCACCTGGTCGCGCGTCGCCTCGACCGCCTGCGCGTCGGCGGACCCGTGCACGTCGAGCGCGCGGCGCGCGAGCCGCGCCTCCTCGCTCGCGGTCAGCAGCACCCGGACGTCGGCGTCGGGCGCGATGACCGTCGTGATGTCACGCCCCTCCGCGACCACCCCGCGCCCGCCCGAGAACGACCCCGGCTCGCGCTCGGCGTCGATCAGGGTGCGCTGGAGGCGGCCCAGCGCCGCGCGCGCCTCGAGGTTCGTCGCGACCGCGCTCACCGCCGCCGAGATGGACGTCTCCCGGATGTCGGCCGACACGTCGGTGCCGTCGACGACGACCGTCGGCGCGTCCGGGTCGACGCCGAGGTCGAGCGGCAGGGTCCGCACGGCAGCGGCGACCGCGTCGGTGTCGTGCAGCGGGATCGCCTGCTGCAGGCACCACCACGTCGCGGCCCGGTACGTGGCGCCCGTGTCGACGTACGCGAGCCCGAGCGCGCGCGCGACGGCACGAGACACGCTGGACTTCCCCGACCCGGACGGGCCGTCGATCGCGACCACGAATGGCGCCGGGATCGTGCTCAACTCACCAGTCTCCATCCGCGGAGCGTCAGCTCCGCCTCGAGGTGCGGCACGGCGCTGGGCAGCACCGAGATCGCCGCCATGCCGACGGGACGGCCCGCCGCGTGCTCCAGGTGCAGGTCCTCCAGGTTGACGCCGGCCTCGCCGACGTCGGTCAGCAGCCGCGCGAGCTCGCCGGGGGCGTCCGGCACGAGCACCGTCACGACGCTGTAGTCGCGACGCACGCCGCCGTGCTTGCCGGGGACGCGCGCGACGCCCGCGTTGCCGTCGGAGATCGCCTGCGCGATCGTCGACAGCGCGCCCCGCGCGACGTCCTCCGGTCCCGTCGCGGCCGCGGCGCCGCCGAGCGCGTGGATGACGCCGTCGAGGTCCGCGCGCAGGTCCACGAGCACGTCGCGGACCGCCGCCGCGTTCGCCGCGAGGATGGACGTCCAGAGCGCCGGGTCCGACCCCGCGATCCGCGTGACGTCCCGCAGGCCCTGGCCCGCGAGACCGAGCGCCGCCTCGTCGACGTCCCGCAGCCGCGACGCGACGAGGCTCGCCACGACCTGCGGCACGTGCGACACCGCCGCGACCGCCGCGTCGTGCGCGTCGGCGTCCATGGTCACCGGCACCGCGCCCAGGTCCACCGCGAGCGACCGCACCGCGAGCAGCGCGTCCGGTCGCGACGAGCCCGAGTCCGCGATGACCCACGGGCGACCGAGGAACAGGTCGGGCACGGCGGCGACCGGCCCGGACCGCTCGCGGCCGGCCATCGGGTGCGACCCGACGTAGCGCGACAGGTCGGCGCCCGACGCGCGCAGCTCGGCCAGCACGTACCCCTTGACGCTCGCGACGTCCGTCACGACCGCGCCGGGGTGCGCCTCGAGCTCGGCGAGCACCACGTCGGACGTCACGTCGGGTGGTGCGGCCACCACGACGAGTGCCGGCTCGGGGTCGTCGGCCGACGCGGGCCGGCCGGCACCGACGTCGCGGGCGAGGGCGACGGCGGTGCGCGACGGGTCGTGCAGGAGCACCTCGACGCCGCGCGTCGCGAGCCCGAGCCCGACCGACGTCCCGAGCAGACCCGTGCCGACGACCCGGACCGGTCCCGCCGTGGCGACGTTCACAGACCGACCTGGGTCATGAGCGAGCCGACCTCCGTCTTCGACAGCACGCGCGTCCGCCCCGGCTTGAGGTCCCCGAGCCGGATCGGCCCGACCTGCGTGCGGACCAGTCGCGTGACCGGGTGACCCACCTCCTCGAGCAGGCGGCGCACGACGCGGTTGCGGCCCTCGTGCAGGACGATCTCGACGAGGCTCGCCTGCGGCGTCGTCTGGACCACCTGGAACCTGTCGACCTTCACCAGGCCGTCCTCGAGCTCGATCCCCCGCGTGAGCCGCCCGCCGAGCGAGCCGGCGACGCGCCCTTCGACGTGCGCGAGGTAGGTCTTGGCGACTCCGTGCGACGGGTGCGACAGCCGGTTCGCGAGCTCGCCGTCGTTCGTCAGCAGCAGCAGACCCTCGGTCTCCGCGTCGAGCCGCCCGACGTGGAACAGCCGCTCCGTGCGGTCGGCGACGAACTGCGCGATCGACGGGCGCCCCTCCGGGTCGTGCATCGTCGACACGACACCCTTCGGCTTGTTGAGCGCGAGCGTCACCATCGACGAGTCGAGCTGCACCCGGAGCCCGTCGACGTGGATCACCGCGCGCAGCGGGTCCACCCGCACCCCGAGCTCACGCACGGTCGCGCCGTCGACCGTGACCCGGCCCGTCGCGATGAGCTCCTCGCACGCCCGGCGCGACCCGAGCCCCGCCGACGCGAGCACCTTCTGCAGGCGCACGCCGTCGGGGTCGTGCACGTCGATCGTCACCTCGGGCTCGCGTGCCGGGCGCGCACGGGACGGCCGGGACGGGCGCTGCGTCGGCCGTCCGCCGGCCCCGCCGCGTCCTGTGCCGCCCGTCCGGGACGGCTTCCCGGCACCTCCGGCGCGCGACGGCCGGCCGCCACCTGCTCCGCCGCCACGCCCTCCGGACGCCTTGCCGGGCTTGTCGCCGCGCCGATCCTGCGGGCTCATCTGGTCTCTCCGATCGCCTGGTCGACACCTTCGAGCGCGTCGAGGTCCGGCAGGTAGGGGGCGAGCGGGGGCAGCTCGTCCAGGCTGGACACCCCCATGCGCTCCAAGAAGTATCCCGTGGTCCCGTACAGCACCGCGCCGGTCGTCGGCTCGGTGCCGACCTCGGCGACCAGCCCGCGCGCCGTGAGGGTGCGCACGACGCCGTCGACGTTCACCCCGCGCACCGCCGACACCTGCCCGCGCGTCACCGGCTGCCGGTACGCGACGACCGCGAGCGTCTCCAGCGCGGCCTGCGTGAGCCGCGCGGTCTGGCCGTCGAGCACGAACCGCCCGACGACGTCGGCGTACGCCGGCGCGGAGTAGATCCGCCAGCCGTCCGCGACCGCACGCAGGTCGAAGCCGCGCGGCCGCCCGCCACGCTCCCCGCGGTAGTCCGCCGCGAGCTCGACGAGCAGCGCCTCGACCTCCGCGACCGGCAGGGCCAGCACCGACGCGAGCCGGACCGCGGGGATCGGCTCGTCCGCGACCATGAGGACCGCCTCCAGCGTCGCGAGCGCACCGCCCGGGAGGTCCCCGACGTCGAACGCGAGCTCGTCGGCGGCAGCGGCGTCGTCGGTCGCGTCCGCCTCCTGCGGCTCGTCGTCGATCCGGTCGTCGCTCATGCGGAGCTCCCCTCGTCCGTCGGGCTGTCCGCCCCCGTCACCACGTCGTCCCGTGCCGCGTCCGCGCCCGGCGCGCCGTGCGTCACCGCACCGTCCGGCCCGCCGGTGCCCGCGGTCGTGTCGAGCTGGTCGAAGTCGTCGGACACCTGCACGTCGCCCTCGGCGGCGCCGGTCCACCGCACCGTCAGCTCACCCAGCGCCTCGACCTGGTCGAACGCGACCGCGCCCTCCCGGAAGAGCTCCAGCAGCGCGAGGAACCGCGCGACGACGACCACCGTCGCGTCCGCGTCCGCCGTGAGCGCGCGGAACGACGCCGCGCCCGCGTGCCGCAACCGGTCGACGAGCACGGCGGCCTGCTCCCGCACGCTCACCGCGGGCGCGTGCAGGTGGCTGATGTCGACCGCCGGCGGACCGGGCCGGGGTGCGAGCGCCCGCGCCGCGAGCCGCGCGAGCTCCTCCGGGCCGACCTGCCACACGAGCTCCGGCAGCAGCGCGGCGAGGTGCGGCTCGAGCGTCACCAGGCGCGGGTGGCGCCGCCCCTCGGTCGCGAACCGCTCCGCGAGGTAGCCGGCGACCTGCTTGTACGCGCGGTACTGCAGCAGCCGCGCGAACAGCAGGTCGCGCGCCTCCAGCAGCTCGAGGTCCTCCGCGTCCTCGACCTCGGCGCTCGGCAGCAGCCGCGCGGCCTTGAGGTCGAGCAGCGTCGCGGCGACCACGAGGAACTCGCTCGCCTGGCTCAGGTCCCAGTCGCGCTCGCGGGCGCGGATGTACGCGACGAACTCGTCGGTCACGCGCCCGAGCGCGACCTCGGTGATGTCGAGCTTGTGCTTGGCGATGAGGCCCAGCAGGACGTCGAACGGCCCGCTGAAGTTGTCGAGGTGCACCTCGAAGCCGTGCGTCCCCGCCGGCGCCGGGCCGGCGGACGTCTGCTCGGGCGGGACCGCGCGCTCGTCAGGCGGCGTCGCCACGGGCGACGAGCTCACGTGCGAGCTGCCGGTAGGCCGCCGCACCGGCGTGCGTCGGGGCGTAGGTGGTGATCGGCTCGGCGGCGACGGTCGCGTCCGGGAACTTGACGGTGCGGCCGATGACCGTGTGCAGCAGCGTGTCGCCGAACGCCTCGTGCACGCGGGCCACGACCTCACGCGCGTGGAGCGTGCGGGCGTCGTACATCGTCGCGAGGATGCCGTCGACCTCGAGGCGCGGGTTGAGGCGGTCCCGCACCTTCTCGATCGTCTCGATGAGCAGGGCGACACCGCGCAGCGCGAAGAACTCGCACTCGAGCGGGATGATCACGCCGTGCGACGCGGTCAGCGCGTTCACGGTGAGCAGGCCGAGGGACGGCTGGCAGTCCACGAGCACGACGTCGTAGTCGTCGAGGACGGGCCGCAGCACGCGTGCCAGGACGGACTCGCGGGCGACCTCGCCGACGAGCTGGACCTCGGCCGCCGACAGGTCGATGTTCGCGGGCAGCAGGTCAAGCCCGGGGGTCGCGGTCGTGCGCAGGACGTCGTGGACGTGCGCGTCACGCTCCATCAGCAGGTTGTAGACCGTGCGGTCGAGCTCGTGCGGGTTGACGCCGAGGCCCACCGAGGCGGCACCCTGCGGGTCGAAGTCGACGACCAGGACCCGGCGTCCGTACTCGGCGAGCGCGGCCGCGAGGTTGATCGTCGTGGTCGTCTTGCCGACGCCGCCCTTCTGGTTGCACATCGCGATGACGCGGGCGGGGCCGTGCGCCGCGAGCAGTGCGGGGTCGGGGAAGACGGGCAGCGGTCGTCCGACTGCGTCGAGCTGCGGTTCGGTCGTCTCCTGGCTCACCACGCGGGACAACCTACCCGAGCGGGGCGTGCGTTCACCGGAGGACAGACCGTGCCGACACGATTCGGACGGCCCGTCACCGGGCGTGCGGGTGCGCGGCGGCGTACGCCTCGCGGAGCGCGTCGTCCTGCGGGGTCGCGTACAGCTGTGTCGTGGTGACCGAGGCGTGGCCGAGGAGCTCCTGCACGACGCGCACGTCAGCCCCTCGGGCGAGCATGTGCGTGGCGAACGAGTGACGCAGCGTGTGCGGGGAGATGCCGTCGGCGCCGATCAGACCGGCCCGGTGGGCCGCGCTGCGCAGGACCGCCCATGCGCTCTGGCGGCTGAGTCGCGCGCCACGCGTGTTGAGGAAGAGCGCCAGCCGGTCGGTGCCCGGTCCCCCGACGCTCAGCAGAGGCCGGGAGTCCGTCAGGTACTCGTCGAGCGCGCGGACCGCCCGGCGTCCCAGCGGTGCCACGCGCTGCTTCGCGCTGCCCGTCGCGAGCCGCACGGCAGCGCGCCGATCGGCACGGTCGAGGTCACGCAGGTCCAGCCCGACGACCTCGGAGATCCGCGCGCCCGTCGAGTAGAGCAGCTCGAGCAGCGCCCGGTCGCGAGCCGGGAGCGGCCCGCCGCCCTGTCCGGCCGCGTCGAGCAGGCGGTCGACCTCCTCGATCGAGATGGCCTTGGGGAGCCTCCGCGGCTGGGCGGGCGCCCGGACCGACCACGTCGCGTCGTCGACCGCGACGCCGTGCCGCGCGAGGAACCGGTGCCAGCCACGGAC
The sequence above is a segment of the Cellulomonas fimi genome. Coding sequences within it:
- the der gene encoding ribosome biogenesis GTPase Der, yielding MTDTDPALELPDEAGDALELPDEAGDADRERALRAGLAEYALEDDDLALIDGLDEDEIGGAAATALPVLAVVGRPNVGKSTLVNRILGRREAVVEDQPGVTRDRVSYPAEWAGRRFTVVDTGGWEVDVAGIDARVAEQAEVAIALADAVLFVVDATVGATDTDEQVVRLLRRSGKPVVLCANKVDGPAVEADAAALWALGLGEPYPVSALHGRGTGDLLEAAVDALPEVSAHATPVPDGPRRVALVGRPNVGKSSLLNKVLGTERVVVDATAGTTRDPVDELVLLKGEPWVFVDTAGIRRRVHQTSGPDFYASLRTQAAIEKAEVAVVLIDASSTMTEQDTRVISQVVDAGRALVIAYNKWDLMDEDRRPYLEREIEKDLVQVQWAPRVNISARTGWHTDRLVPALKRSLESWDTRISTGRLNAFLGELVAAHPHPLRGGKQPRILFATQASTRPPRFVIFTTGFLDPGYRRYIERRLRETFGFEGTPISISVRVREKRRR
- a CDS encoding beta-phosphoglucomutase family hydrolase → MPSPVALQDFDAVLFDLDGVLTTTRTVHAAAWKRAFDDFLDGWDRAHGTHTPRFDDRVDYAAHVDGKTREEGVRDFLASRGITLPPGGPDSPPEEDSWWGLGNRKQLLVEEELERSGVEAFPGSVAWVREIREAGLRTAVVSSSRNCAAVLQHAGIAKLFDARVDGETILELGLPGKPAPDGFLEGARRVGVDPRRAVVVEDALAGVEAGRAGGFGLVVGVDRDGHAEALAAHGADVVVQDLAELLADPDEDVHRAGPRTHRLRDAARRIVATSTDVPPDPWRMVEHAFTPERTEQTETLFALSNGYLGIRGAFEEGAPARSPATLLNGFHETWPIVYPEAAHGFATTGQTILPVPDGTAVRLLVDEEPVTCENTEVRHFERTLDMRHAVLTRTVVLQLSDGRRFRLHSERLVSLAQRHLAVLRYEITALDAPGRVVLSSELVAPTDPVGQDVTLDPRQSRQVTGSLRPGPDRTDGLRVVRAYSTARSGLTVAAAMDHEVDDGVTHVGTRVEPARARVVFDVETQVGVPVGITKWLAYHHGDDDAGELLNRAGMTIHRARDAGYEAVRAAHEREADVFWERSEVALAGTSQGQQAVHYNQFTLLQATWRSEGHGVPSKGLTGTGYEGHYFWDTEAYLLPFLIHTSPRIARSLLMHRVRMLPAARARAREVGCDGALFPWRTINGQEASAYYAAGTAQYHIDADVAYALEQYVTVTGDTDLMVQHGAELLVETARMWAGLGYFSDRHDGRFVIMRVTGPDEYSTVVDNNLYTNLMAAENLRAAADTLDWLAREHPKEHAVLVDGLRVLDSEVATWRRAAEAMYVPFDETFGVHLQDDAFTRLERWDFAGTPQEMYPLLLHFHPLVIYRHQVIKQADVVLATVMLPERFTPDERRRIFEYYDPLTTGDSSLSECMQAIAAADVGKFRTAEEYLVDATSIDLTDRAGNLRDGVHAASAGGMWMALVQGFAGYRWRGTQFSPMLPTRARRMRFPLQIRGSVLEVDVREDLVTYTVRSGEPVTGRHRGTPFTVRQGEPVSFPGEYHTRDA
- a CDS encoding lysophospholipid acyltransferase family protein, translated to MTEQRVPSPAGPAWSRWIGWFLARGVWATDVVGAHHVPRTGPVLLAANHTGVVDGPILAGVSPRPTHILVKEEMFHGPVGLVLRAAGQIPVDRQGGRTALTTALGVLRRGGVVGIFPEGNRGRGDATSARAGIAWLALNGQAPVVPVAILGTRRTGESVGHVPGFRRRLVVEFGEPVVVERAPGVSGRAALVAANEAVRVALSDLVTRASARSGLVLPTDGPDREPA
- a CDS encoding prephenate dehydrogenase, with the translated sequence MNVATAGPVRVVGTGLLGTSVGLGLATRGVEVLLHDPSRTAVALARDVGAGRPASADDPEPALVVVAAPPDVTSDVVLAELEAHPGAVVTDVASVKGYVLAELRASGADLSRYVGSHPMAGRERSGPVAAVPDLFLGRPWVIADSGSSRPDALLAVRSLAVDLGAVPVTMDADAHDAAVAAVSHVPQVVASLVASRLRDVDEAALGLAGQGLRDVTRIAGSDPALWTSILAANAAAVRDVLVDLRADLDGVIHALGGAAAATGPEDVARGALSTIAQAISDGNAGVARVPGKHGGVRRDYSVVTVLVPDAPGELARLLTDVGEAGVNLEDLHLEHAAGRPVGMAAISVLPSAVPHLEAELTLRGWRLVS
- a CDS encoding pseudouridine synthase translates to MTIDVHDPDGVRLQKVLASAGLGSRRACEELIATGRVTVDGATVRELGVRVDPLRAVIHVDGLRVQLDSSMVTLALNKPKGVVSTMHDPEGRPSIAQFVADRTERLFHVGRLDAETEGLLLLTNDGELANRLSHPSHGVAKTYLAHVEGRVAGSLGGRLTRGIELEDGLVKVDRFQVVQTTPQASLVEIVLHEGRNRVVRRLLEEVGHPVTRLVRTQVGPIRLGDLKPGRTRVLSKTEVGSLMTQVGL
- the scpB gene encoding SMC-Scp complex subunit ScpB, which gives rise to MSDDRIDDEPQEADATDDAAAADELAFDVGDLPGGALATLEAVLMVADEPIPAVRLASVLALPVAEVEALLVELAADYRGERGGRPRGFDLRAVADGWRIYSAPAYADVVGRFVLDGQTARLTQAALETLAVVAYRQPVTRGQVSAVRGVNVDGVVRTLTARGLVAEVGTEPTTGAVLYGTTGYFLERMGVSSLDELPPLAPYLPDLDALEGVDQAIGETR
- the cmk gene encoding (d)CMP kinase, whose amino-acid sequence is METGELSTIPAPFVVAIDGPSGSGKSSVSRAVARALGLAYVDTGATYRAATWWCLQQAIPLHDTDAVAAAVRTLPLDLGVDPDAPTVVVDGTDVSADIRETSISAAVSAVATNLEARAALGRLQRTLIDAEREPGSFSGGRGVVAEGRDITTVIAPDADVRVLLTASEEARLARRALDVHGSADAQAVEATRDQVLRRDADDSTVVQFHTAADGVVTVDSSHLDFEQTVEAVLAVVAAATRA
- a CDS encoding DUF4914 family protein; this translates as MTVDVTTPDALRTLGLPAAVRDVLDTADVIVPATREELYALALGPDGGPRFDVVYDVHGEPVKEADVVRCANGLAVNYPEDYMRRRDPDCMRIADDLPTDKPRYRDVYGADFAPVKAETLDWLAGQRLVVLPFRAGGPVHGYPSLAIVPVNAAFFALTLADLQGWVTFDELGPFTPRSIVYVAPPFRHTHFAGRQVVVHDRSTSLHEVFAYNLYPGPSAKKGIFSVLLDIGEQEGWLTAHASSVRVTTPYENEFVVMHEGASGGGKSEMCQEFRRLDDGRILLGTNVVTGTTDTITLAESSALAPVTDDMTLCPPAIQGTDGRLVVADAEAGWFVRVDNLTEYGQDATLERAVIHPDRPLVFYNMRGLPDATLLPWEHTLDSNGKRCPNPRVVVARSQFRHVVDEAEPVDVRTFGVRMPACTRTAPTYGVMGLMHLVPPSLAWVWRLVAPRGDKNPSIGESAADTEKLAHGGLVAEGVGSYWPFSTGTKVGAANLLLRQIVAAPRTRYVLTPNQHIGSYHVGFAAEWLTREYLARRGTSRIRREQLQPARCPLFGWTPRELRIDGQTIRPSYLAPELQSQVGEEAYDQGAAVLTAFFRSELRQFLTPDLDPLGRRIIETVLADGTVEEYEALTPTTP